In a single window of the Halobaculum lipolyticum genome:
- a CDS encoding S1C family serine protease, translated as MPTRRDFLAGLASAGAAGAAGCVQVGSSERAPSAAAAAGSDAGGGTADPPAQVSGSGAETAVYRETIDSVVGVLNYGSNGPQGSGSGFVAGDGYVVTNQHVVAGATQVKLRFRGNTWRDARIVGTDAYSDLAVLRATDRPAFATPLSWVATDPEPPVGTPVMAIGSPYGFSGSASTGIVSGVDRVLSAPNNFTVADSVQTDAALNPGNSGGPLVTYDGDVVAVAARGGGDNLGFGVSAALSKRVVPALATRGEYDHSLVGVRLLEVTPAIAEAYGLADVGGVLIVEAMAGGPAAGVLRGTDGRTTVDGVSVPTGGDVVVGVGGTDVAVQADLSNYLALETSPGDTVPFTVVRDGTETTVEAELGERPAPGA; from the coding sequence GTGCCAACACGACGCGACTTCCTCGCGGGGCTGGCGAGCGCCGGCGCCGCGGGCGCGGCGGGCTGTGTGCAGGTCGGCTCCTCCGAGCGCGCGCCGAGCGCGGCCGCGGCCGCCGGCTCCGACGCCGGAGGCGGGACGGCGGACCCGCCCGCGCAGGTGTCCGGCTCCGGCGCCGAGACGGCGGTGTACCGCGAGACGATCGACTCGGTCGTCGGCGTGCTCAACTACGGGTCGAACGGCCCGCAGGGGAGCGGCTCGGGGTTCGTCGCCGGCGACGGCTACGTCGTCACGAACCAGCACGTCGTGGCGGGCGCGACACAGGTGAAGCTCCGGTTCCGGGGGAACACCTGGCGCGACGCGCGGATCGTCGGCACGGACGCCTACTCCGACCTCGCGGTGCTCCGTGCGACCGACCGCCCCGCGTTCGCGACGCCGCTGTCGTGGGTCGCCACCGACCCCGAACCGCCCGTCGGGACGCCCGTGATGGCGATCGGGTCGCCGTACGGCTTCAGCGGCTCCGCCTCCACGGGCATCGTCTCCGGCGTCGACCGCGTCCTCTCGGCGCCCAACAACTTCACCGTCGCCGACTCGGTGCAGACCGACGCCGCGCTCAACCCCGGGAACTCGGGCGGCCCGCTCGTCACCTACGACGGCGACGTCGTGGCCGTCGCCGCCCGCGGCGGCGGCGACAACCTCGGGTTCGGCGTGTCGGCGGCGCTGTCGAAGCGCGTCGTCCCCGCGCTGGCGACGCGCGGCGAGTACGACCACTCGCTCGTGGGCGTCCGCCTGCTGGAAGTCACCCCCGCGATCGCGGAGGCGTACGGGCTGGCCGACGTCGGTGGCGTCCTCATCGTCGAGGCGATGGCCGGCGGGCCGGCCGCGGGCGTGCTCCGCGGCACCGACGGCCGGACCACCGTCGACGGCGTCTCCGTCCCCACCGGCGGCGACGTGGTCGTCGGCGTCGGCGGCACCGACGTCGCGGTGCAGGCGGACCTCTCGAACTACCTCGCGCTGGAGACGTCTCCCGGCGACACCGTCCCGTTCACCGTGGTCCGCGACGGGACGGAGACGACCGTGGAGGCCGAACTCGGGGAGCGGCCCGCCCCCGGCGCCTGA
- a CDS encoding methyl-accepting chemotaxis protein: MSRVPDVLRRTYLRKFTALTLATLVVVAGAGVVLQGQVAAQLTDQTHEDLTTGAETTAGEVSIWVEENERTVRLLSQQVAGEDDDGIRTVIEMEHRRLPETVEAFHVVDMDTMTVEHSTSRTAVGTDLDHLEWESGDDDLSSISPTGSIVSETYQRAGPHLMAFASWVPGTDVALVMTVETGAVAAGGDGARAGSVRVVDTEDAAVHFASDVRMLDQPFAGGVDAHALVAGADDSGAHDMAGMDMTMAYAPVPGTDWVVVRSVSHSVAYALVTQVRLALGAVIAIAALGFVVVGATMGRSTSRTLRDLADRAGALAAGDAEAAAGGDRDRIDEVGAVQDAFDEVRDYLATAAAQATVIADNEFDAPVLERDVPGELGASLTAMRADLESLIAEMEATNEALAATADEYGADMARAADGDLTVRLDADADDPAMARVAAEFNAMMDELEAAVGRVDRVAREVAVASAEADTGVGEAERAAGTVADSTDEIAAGAEQQVRQLRTVTEEMADLSAAVEEVAATADQVAAVSDTAAERGERGAALADEAVAEMETIEDHTEETADVVRGLESEVAEIGEIVDLIDDIAEQTNTLALNASIEAARAGAEGDGFAVVAEEVKTLATETREATGRIADRIAAVESSTAAAVADIEETRERVDEGSETIEAGLGALGDVVVAVEEANDGVQSISTAADDQAATAEEVVTMADEVAGVSEETAAEAESVSAAATEQSASLDQVSGEVERLARRAEDLRDLAGSFDTDAAGTEATATAGATADGDRPGAAFDEGAGDADATATDGGSGPATGRDGPDADAN, from the coding sequence ATGAGCCGTGTTCCGGACGTTCTCAGACGGACGTATCTGCGGAAGTTCACCGCGTTGACGCTGGCGACGCTCGTCGTCGTCGCGGGCGCGGGCGTGGTGCTCCAGGGGCAAGTCGCCGCACAGTTGACCGACCAGACCCACGAGGACCTGACGACCGGCGCCGAGACGACCGCCGGCGAAGTGTCGATCTGGGTCGAGGAGAACGAGCGGACCGTCAGACTCCTCTCCCAACAGGTGGCCGGCGAGGACGACGACGGGATCCGGACGGTCATCGAGATGGAACACCGGCGGCTCCCCGAGACGGTCGAGGCGTTCCACGTCGTCGACATGGACACGATGACCGTCGAGCACAGCACCAGCCGGACCGCGGTGGGCACCGACCTCGACCACCTCGAGTGGGAGTCGGGCGACGACGACCTGTCGTCGATCTCGCCGACGGGGTCGATCGTGTCGGAGACGTACCAACGCGCCGGTCCTCACCTGATGGCGTTCGCCAGCTGGGTACCCGGGACGGACGTGGCGCTGGTGATGACCGTCGAGACTGGCGCCGTCGCCGCGGGTGGCGACGGCGCCCGGGCGGGCAGCGTCCGCGTCGTCGACACCGAGGACGCCGCGGTCCACTTCGCGTCCGACGTCCGCATGCTGGACCAGCCGTTCGCGGGCGGCGTCGACGCCCACGCCCTGGTCGCCGGTGCCGACGACTCGGGCGCCCACGACATGGCCGGCATGGACATGACGATGGCGTACGCGCCGGTGCCGGGCACCGACTGGGTGGTCGTCCGGTCGGTGTCGCACTCGGTCGCGTACGCGCTGGTCACGCAGGTCCGGCTCGCGCTCGGCGCCGTCATCGCCATCGCCGCGCTCGGGTTCGTCGTCGTGGGCGCGACGATGGGCCGGTCCACCTCGCGGACGCTGCGCGACCTCGCCGACCGCGCGGGCGCCCTCGCGGCGGGCGACGCCGAGGCCGCCGCCGGCGGCGACCGCGACCGGATCGACGAGGTCGGCGCCGTGCAGGACGCCTTCGACGAGGTGCGCGACTACCTCGCGACCGCCGCCGCACAGGCGACGGTGATCGCCGACAACGAGTTCGACGCCCCGGTGTTGGAGCGGGACGTGCCCGGCGAACTGGGCGCGTCGTTGACGGCGATGCGCGCGGACCTCGAGTCGCTCATCGCGGAGATGGAAGCGACCAACGAGGCGCTGGCGGCGACGGCCGACGAGTACGGCGCCGACATGGCGCGCGCGGCCGACGGCGACCTCACCGTCCGCCTCGACGCCGACGCCGACGACCCCGCGATGGCGCGCGTCGCCGCGGAGTTCAACGCGATGATGGACGAGTTGGAGGCGGCAGTCGGGCGCGTCGACCGGGTCGCCCGCGAGGTCGCGGTCGCCAGCGCGGAGGCGGACACCGGGGTCGGGGAGGCCGAACGGGCGGCCGGGACCGTCGCCGACTCGACCGACGAGATCGCCGCCGGCGCCGAACAGCAGGTCCGACAGCTCCGGACGGTGACCGAGGAGATGGCCGACCTCTCGGCGGCGGTCGAGGAGGTCGCCGCCACCGCCGACCAGGTCGCCGCCGTCTCCGACACCGCCGCCGAGCGCGGCGAGCGCGGCGCCGCCCTCGCCGACGAAGCGGTCGCGGAGATGGAGACCATCGAGGACCACACCGAGGAGACGGCCGACGTGGTCCGGGGGCTGGAGTCGGAGGTCGCCGAGATCGGCGAGATCGTCGACCTGATCGACGACATCGCCGAGCAGACGAACACGCTCGCGCTCAACGCTTCGATCGAGGCCGCGCGGGCGGGCGCCGAGGGCGACGGCTTCGCGGTCGTCGCCGAGGAGGTGAAGACGCTCGCGACCGAGACCCGGGAGGCGACCGGCCGGATCGCCGACCGCATCGCGGCCGTCGAGTCCTCGACCGCCGCGGCGGTCGCCGACATCGAGGAGACCCGCGAGCGCGTCGACGAGGGGAGCGAGACCATCGAGGCGGGACTCGGCGCGCTGGGCGACGTGGTCGTCGCCGTCGAGGAGGCCAACGACGGCGTCCAGTCCATCTCGACGGCCGCCGACGACCAGGCCGCAACCGCCGAGGAGGTCGTCACGATGGCCGACGAGGTCGCCGGCGTCAGCGAGGAGACGGCCGCGGAGGCGGAGTCGGTGTCGGCGGCGGCGACCGAACAGTCCGCCTCCCTCGATCAGGTGAGCGGTGAGGTCGAACGGCTCGCCCGCCGCGCGGAGGACCTCCGCGACCTCGCCGGGAGCTTCGACACGGACGCCGCGGGGACGGAGGCGACGGCGACGGCGGGGGCGACCGCCGACGGCGACCGGCCGGGCGCCGCGTTCGACGAGGGCGCGGGCGACGCCGACGCGACCGCGACCGACGGCGGGAGCGGTCCCGCGACCGGTCGGGACGGCCCCGACGCCGACGCGAACTGA
- a CDS encoding acyl-CoA thioesterase has protein sequence MRDERAAADDTTLAASYTEMTELILPNDTNNLGRALGGAVLHWMDICGAIAAMRFSRRQCVTASMDHVDFIAPIDLGEVAVLEAYVFNTGRTSVDVKVDVRAENPKTGEERRTTTSFLTFVALDEEGTPTPVPPLESPTPEEEALRAEATEERREQLENVADRLA, from the coding sequence ATGCGCGACGAGCGGGCCGCCGCGGACGACACCACCCTCGCGGCCTCCTACACGGAGATGACGGAGCTGATCTTGCCGAACGACACCAACAACCTCGGGCGCGCGCTCGGGGGCGCTGTGCTCCACTGGATGGACATCTGCGGGGCCATCGCCGCGATGCGGTTCTCGCGGCGCCAGTGTGTCACCGCGTCGATGGACCACGTCGACTTCATCGCGCCGATCGATCTGGGCGAAGTCGCCGTGCTGGAGGCGTACGTGTTCAACACCGGCCGCACCAGCGTCGACGTGAAAGTCGACGTGCGCGCGGAGAACCCGAAGACCGGCGAGGAGCGCCGGACGACCACCTCCTTCCTCACGTTCGTCGCGCTCGACGAGGAGGGGACGCCGACGCCGGTCCCCCCGCTCGAGAGCCCCACGCCGGAGGAGGAGGCGCTGCGCGCGGAAGCGACCGAGGAGCGGCGCGAGCAGTTGGAGAACGTGGCCGACCGGCTCGCGTGA
- a CDS encoding bifunctional nuclease family protein, with product MDHEAEVAGIGVGAGPNGEEVPAVVLRARGEYLPIFVTADQARSIRGGLAGEPFDRPLTHDLLVEMVTEFGGAVDSVRIDDIADGTFYGKLTAERYEEGEPEQFVFDARPSDAIALAVRLECPIRISDEVIDAAGQPPETVELDDDDGRSPPDAGPRDTGRSESSDADDDFRYR from the coding sequence ATGGACCACGAGGCCGAGGTCGCCGGCATCGGGGTGGGGGCGGGACCGAACGGCGAGGAGGTACCCGCGGTCGTCCTCCGTGCGCGCGGCGAGTACCTCCCGATCTTCGTCACGGCCGACCAGGCGCGTTCGATCCGCGGCGGGCTGGCGGGCGAGCCGTTCGACCGGCCGCTCACCCACGACCTGCTCGTCGAGATGGTGACGGAGTTCGGCGGCGCCGTCGACTCCGTTCGGATCGACGACATCGCCGACGGCACCTTCTACGGCAAGCTCACCGCCGAACGCTACGAGGAGGGGGAGCCGGAGCAGTTCGTCTTCGACGCGCGCCCGAGCGACGCCATCGCGCTGGCTGTCCGGCTGGAGTGTCCGATCCGGATCAGCGACGAGGTGATCGACGCCGCGGGCCAGCCGCCGGAGACGGTCGAACTCGACGACGACGACGGCCGCTCGCCGCCCGACGCCGGCCCCCGGGACACCGGCCGCTCGGAGTCGTCGGACGCCGACGACGACTTCCGTTACCGGTGA
- a CDS encoding TraB/GumN family protein — MSRDPDTADGPVPDASRPPDTGADTGAGPAGTPRPSNERGEGSVRVVGTAHVSEASVREVEETVAEERPDIVAVELDEGRFRQMKGETPDDLDPGDLLQGNTVFQFLAYWMLSYVQTRMGDRFDIDPGAELLAAVDTAEELGISVALVDRDIQTTIQRFWARLSVVEKLRMVGALAFGVTDPRVAGVTFGLVVGLLLGPAIGLFGGAVGITGAVLTRVAVGALAGAVAGYLGSRAAALSLGGDGDADAPSDVTTLGVGAVVAVAVGAAVAVTGAGVAPIAGLLSDTILRAVGSLALGLLAGLVVGAVAALAIGALGVEAATDADDIDDFDPAELTDTDVVTAMMDEFRAFSPGGAEALIDERDAYIAHQLVGLREEGYDVVAIVGAGHRAGIEAYLEAPETLPPMDSLVGTAKSGGIPWGKIAAFGISAAFIAFFVLLAMAGVRNEQLLTLFAAWFLINGVFAAGLAKLAGARWRSAGVGGAVAWMTSVNPLLAPGWFTGYMELRHLTVNVSDIGTLNELLSDESRPIRDIVSDMLDVPLFRLIVVVAATNIGSLIASLLFAAYVVPAFAGSLDASITDLMIRGARESARIIWGAVS, encoded by the coding sequence GTGAGCCGCGACCCGGACACCGCCGACGGTCCGGTCCCCGACGCGTCCCGACCCCCCGACACGGGCGCCGACACCGGCGCCGGTCCCGCCGGCACGCCGCGACCCTCCAACGAGCGCGGCGAGGGGAGCGTCCGCGTCGTCGGCACCGCCCACGTCTCGGAGGCCTCGGTCCGCGAGGTCGAGGAGACCGTCGCCGAGGAGCGCCCCGACATCGTCGCCGTCGAACTCGACGAGGGGCGCTTCCGGCAGATGAAGGGGGAGACGCCCGACGACCTCGACCCGGGCGACCTCCTGCAGGGGAACACCGTGTTCCAGTTCCTCGCGTACTGGATGCTGTCGTACGTCCAGACGCGGATGGGCGATCGCTTCGACATCGACCCCGGCGCCGAACTGCTGGCGGCCGTCGACACCGCCGAGGAACTGGGCATCTCCGTCGCGCTCGTCGACCGCGACATCCAGACCACGATCCAGCGGTTCTGGGCACGCCTCTCCGTCGTGGAGAAGCTCCGCATGGTCGGCGCGCTCGCGTTCGGCGTCACCGACCCCCGCGTCGCCGGGGTCACCTTCGGGCTGGTCGTCGGTCTGCTGCTCGGACCGGCGATCGGCCTGTTCGGCGGCGCCGTCGGCATCACCGGCGCGGTGTTGACACGGGTCGCCGTCGGCGCGCTCGCGGGCGCCGTCGCCGGCTACCTCGGCTCCCGTGCCGCCGCGCTCTCGCTGGGCGGGGACGGCGACGCCGACGCGCCCAGCGACGTCACGACCCTCGGCGTCGGCGCGGTCGTCGCCGTCGCGGTCGGCGCGGCGGTCGCCGTCACCGGCGCCGGGGTCGCCCCGATCGCGGGTCTCCTGTCGGATACGATCCTGCGGGCGGTGGGCAGCCTCGCGCTGGGCCTGCTCGCGGGCCTCGTCGTCGGCGCGGTCGCGGCGCTGGCCATCGGCGCGCTGGGCGTCGAGGCCGCGACCGACGCCGACGACATCGACGACTTCGACCCCGCGGAGCTGACCGACACCGACGTCGTGACGGCGATGATGGACGAGTTCCGCGCGTTCTCGCCGGGCGGCGCCGAGGCGCTCATCGACGAGCGCGACGCGTACATCGCCCACCAACTCGTCGGGCTTCGCGAGGAGGGGTACGACGTCGTCGCGATCGTCGGTGCGGGCCACCGCGCGGGCATCGAGGCGTACCTGGAGGCGCCCGAGACGCTCCCGCCGATGGACTCGCTCGTCGGCACGGCGAAGTCGGGTGGCATCCCGTGGGGGAAGATCGCCGCGTTCGGCATCAGCGCCGCCTTCATCGCCTTTTTCGTCCTGCTGGCGATGGCCGGCGTCCGCAACGAACAGCTCCTGACGCTGTTCGCCGCGTGGTTCCTGATCAACGGCGTGTTCGCCGCCGGCCTCGCGAAGCTGGCGGGCGCGCGCTGGCGCTCGGCCGGCGTCGGCGGCGCGGTCGCGTGGATGACCTCCGTGAACCCGCTGCTCGCGCCGGGGTGGTTCACCGGCTACATGGAGCTGCGCCACCTGACGGTGAACGTCTCCGACATCGGCACGCTGAACGAGTTGCTGTCGGACGAGTCGCGGCCGATCCGCGACATCGTCTCCGACATGCTCGACGTGCCGCTGTTCCGCCTCATCGTCGTCGTCGCGGCGACGAACATCGGGAGCCTCATCGCGTCCCTGCTGTTCGCCGCGTACGTCGTCCCCGCCTTCGCCGGCAGCCTCGACGCCAGCATCACCGACCTGATGATCCGGGGCGCGCGCGAGTCCGCCCGCATCATCTGGGGGGCGGTGTCGTGA
- a CDS encoding metalloprotease, translated as MRDFAAAWVALSVAFTVFFAGGGNTVVRNIALGAYGTLGGLFLVSLVTAGVAFLLHELAHKVVAVRYGQRAAFRADYGMLFLAVVAATAGFLFAAPGAVHHAGRITKRENGLIALAGPVVNLALAVVFLPLFVVGLLGVSGAALTVGTYGVAVNLLLAAFNLIPFGPLDGATVRDWSTPVWLAAFLPSAVLAAGFALVVLF; from the coding sequence CTGCGCGACTTCGCGGCGGCGTGGGTGGCGCTGTCGGTCGCGTTCACCGTCTTCTTCGCCGGCGGCGGCAACACCGTCGTACGCAACATCGCGCTGGGCGCGTACGGCACGCTCGGCGGACTGTTCCTCGTCAGCCTCGTCACTGCGGGGGTCGCGTTCCTCCTGCACGAACTCGCGCACAAGGTGGTCGCGGTCCGCTACGGCCAGCGCGCCGCCTTCCGCGCCGACTACGGGATGTTGTTCCTCGCGGTCGTCGCGGCGACGGCGGGGTTCCTGTTCGCCGCCCCCGGCGCGGTCCACCACGCCGGCCGGATCACGAAACGCGAGAACGGACTCATCGCGCTCGCCGGGCCGGTGGTGAACCTCGCGCTCGCGGTCGTGTTCCTCCCGCTGTTCGTGGTCGGCCTGCTCGGGGTCTCGGGCGCCGCGCTCACCGTCGGCACGTACGGCGTCGCGGTGAACCTGCTGTTGGCCGCGTTCAACCTGATCCCGTTCGGTCCGCTCGACGGCGCGACCGTCCGCGACTGGTCGACGCCGGTGTGGCTCGCGGCGTTCCTCCCGAGCGCGGTGCTGGCGGCCGGCTTCGCGCTGGTCGTCCTGTTCTGA
- a CDS encoding NAD-dependent succinate-semialdehyde dehydrogenase, giving the protein MESVDPATGAAIAEYDEHDTAAVDAALSTAADRFDSWSARAIQDRCRLLERTADLLRERTDEYATLMTREMGKPIGQARSEVEKCAWVCDYYAERAPEQLADEVVGTEADARTLVSYEPVGPVLAVMPWNFPFWQVFRFLAPTLAAGNVGLLKHASNVPGCALAIEEVLRDAGVPEGVFTTLLIGSDRVDDVIRDDRVRAVTLTGSEPAGRSVAATAGEALKKTVLELGGSDPFVVLDDAPVEATAEKAAFARTQNNGQSCIAAKRFVVHTDVYDEFVDAFAAELDALTVGDPTDEATDVGPQAREDLVADLHDQVQRSVDAGATLALGGEPLDREGPYYPPTLLTDVPEDAPAATEETFGPVAAVFEAEDDADALALANDTSFGLGASVWTADLDRGERFARGFDAGCCFVNEYVKSDPRVPFGGVKESGYGRELSRHGIREFVNRKTIWVQHGFGEDDGLGTVDDAGGAGVDLTDGGNGS; this is encoded by the coding sequence ATGGAGAGTGTCGACCCGGCGACCGGAGCTGCCATCGCGGAGTACGACGAACACGACACGGCCGCCGTCGACGCGGCGCTTTCGACCGCGGCCGACCGCTTCGACTCGTGGTCGGCCCGGGCGATCCAGGACCGCTGTCGGCTGCTCGAACGGACGGCCGACCTGCTCCGCGAGCGAACCGACGAGTACGCGACGCTGATGACCCGCGAGATGGGCAAACCGATCGGACAGGCGCGCTCGGAGGTCGAGAAGTGCGCGTGGGTGTGCGACTACTACGCCGAGCGCGCCCCCGAACAGCTCGCCGACGAGGTCGTCGGCACCGAAGCCGACGCCCGGACGCTCGTGAGCTACGAGCCGGTCGGGCCGGTGTTGGCGGTGATGCCCTGGAACTTCCCCTTCTGGCAGGTGTTCCGCTTCCTCGCGCCGACCCTCGCGGCGGGCAACGTCGGCCTGCTCAAGCACGCCTCGAACGTCCCCGGCTGTGCGCTCGCCATCGAGGAGGTTCTCCGCGACGCCGGTGTCCCCGAGGGGGTGTTCACGACCCTCCTGATCGGCTCGGACCGCGTCGACGACGTGATCCGCGACGACCGGGTCCGCGCGGTCACGCTCACCGGGAGCGAGCCCGCCGGGCGGTCGGTCGCCGCGACCGCCGGCGAGGCGTTGAAGAAGACGGTCCTCGAACTCGGCGGCTCCGACCCGTTCGTCGTCCTCGACGACGCGCCGGTCGAGGCGACGGCCGAGAAGGCGGCCTTCGCCAGGACCCAGAACAACGGCCAGTCGTGTATCGCCGCCAAGCGGTTCGTCGTCCACACCGACGTGTACGACGAGTTCGTCGACGCGTTCGCCGCCGAGTTGGACGCCTTGACCGTAGGCGACCCGACCGACGAGGCCACCGACGTCGGCCCGCAGGCGCGCGAGGACCTCGTGGCTGACCTCCACGATCAGGTCCAACGCTCGGTCGACGCGGGGGCGACGCTGGCGCTCGGCGGCGAGCCGCTCGACCGCGAGGGGCCGTACTACCCGCCGACGCTGTTGACGGACGTGCCGGAGGACGCGCCCGCCGCCACCGAGGAGACGTTCGGCCCCGTGGCGGCCGTGTTCGAGGCGGAGGACGACGCCGACGCGCTCGCGCTCGCCAACGACACCAGCTTCGGGCTGGGCGCGAGCGTCTGGACCGCCGACCTCGACCGCGGCGAGCGGTTCGCCCGCGGGTTCGACGCCGGCTGCTGTTTCGTCAACGAGTACGTCAAGTCCGACCCGCGGGTGCCGTTCGGCGGCGTGAAGGAGTCGGGGTACGGCCGGGAGCTATCGCGCCACGGCATCCGCGAGTTCGTGAACCGCAAGACGATCTGGGTCCAGCACGGCTTCGGAGAGGACGACGGTCTCGGGACCGTCGACGACGCCGGCGGCGCGGGCGTCGACCTGACCGACGGCGGGAACGGCTCCTAA
- a CDS encoding acetolactate synthase large subunit: protein MLVSDLVVDCLAAEGVERVFGLPGEELEDLLFSLRDSDVTFVPVRHEQGAAFMADVHGRLTGDAGVCLATLGPGATNLITGVADAHLDKAPLVAITGQGSRERLNKESHQKLDVVHAFEPVVKWNAQLSDPDGVAESLRKAFKVAEYEKPGATHLELPEDVASEATDDEPLPVRARVARPAPDDGAIAAAADAVAAAERPLVLAGNGAVRADAAEALAAFVETSGIPVVSTYMGKGAVSDRNERSLMTLDSGPEGEAGGAVAAADCVLAVGYDIAEHDPAGWNPHRDKTVVHLDSEPAEVDAHYDPVVEVVADPSTALDRLADAVDRRWEAWCVDAHDRVYEHATARPAPDGPVTVANALPLLRETMADADVLVSDVGSHKMAIARRFPVYEPGRCVISNGLASMGIGVPGGVAADLAVDEDVVVATGDGGFLMNAAELETARRLDCSFTTVVFRDDDYGLISEKQTDHRGESFGTGLGNPDLVAFAESFGVEGYRAASLDEVRTAFDDAVGGDDLALIDVPIAR from the coding sequence GTGCTCGTCTCTGATCTCGTCGTCGACTGTCTCGCGGCCGAGGGCGTCGAGCGCGTGTTCGGGCTGCCGGGCGAGGAGTTGGAGGACCTGCTGTTCTCGCTGCGCGACAGCGACGTGACGTTCGTCCCGGTCCGCCACGAGCAGGGGGCGGCGTTCATGGCCGACGTCCACGGGCGGCTCACCGGGGACGCGGGCGTCTGTCTCGCGACGCTCGGACCGGGGGCGACGAACCTGATCACCGGCGTCGCTGACGCCCACCTCGACAAGGCGCCGCTGGTCGCGATCACCGGCCAGGGGAGTCGCGAACGGCTGAACAAGGAGAGCCACCAGAAGCTTGACGTCGTCCACGCGTTCGAGCCGGTGGTGAAGTGGAACGCACAGCTGTCGGACCCCGACGGCGTCGCCGAGTCGCTGCGCAAGGCGTTCAAGGTCGCCGAGTACGAGAAGCCCGGCGCGACCCACCTCGAACTCCCCGAGGACGTGGCGAGCGAAGCGACCGACGACGAGCCGCTGCCCGTCCGTGCCCGCGTCGCCCGCCCGGCGCCCGACGACGGCGCGATCGCGGCCGCCGCGGACGCGGTCGCCGCCGCGGAGCGACCGCTCGTGCTCGCGGGCAACGGCGCGGTGCGGGCCGACGCCGCCGAGGCGCTGGCGGCGTTCGTCGAGACAAGCGGGATCCCCGTCGTCTCGACGTACATGGGGAAAGGCGCCGTCTCCGACCGCAACGAGCGGTCGCTGATGACGCTCGACTCCGGGCCGGAGGGCGAGGCGGGCGGGGCGGTGGCGGCGGCCGACTGCGTGCTCGCGGTCGGCTACGACATCGCCGAACACGACCCCGCGGGGTGGAACCCCCACCGCGACAAGACCGTCGTCCACCTCGACAGCGAGCCGGCGGAGGTGGACGCCCACTACGACCCCGTCGTCGAGGTGGTCGCCGACCCCTCGACGGCGCTCGACCGCCTCGCCGACGCCGTCGACCGCCGGTGGGAGGCGTGGTGTGTCGACGCCCACGACCGCGTGTACGAGCACGCGACCGCCCGTCCGGCTCCCGACGGGCCGGTCACGGTCGCGAACGCGCTCCCGCTGTTGCGCGAGACGATGGCCGACGCGGACGTGCTCGTCTCCGACGTCGGCAGCCACAAGATGGCGATCGCACGGCGCTTCCCCGTGTACGAGCCGGGGCGGTGTGTGATCTCGAACGGGCTGGCGAGCATGGGGATCGGCGTCCCGGGCGGCGTCGCGGCCGACCTCGCGGTCGATGAGGACGTGGTCGTCGCGACCGGCGACGGCGGCTTCCTGATGAACGCCGCCGAACTGGAGACCGCCCGCCGCCTCGACTGCTCGTTCACGACCGTCGTGTTCCGCGACGACGACTACGGGCTCATCTCCGAGAAGCAGACCGACCACCGCGGCGAGTCGTTCGGCACCGGACTCGGCAACCCCGACCTCGTCGCCTTCGCCGAGAGCTTCGGCGTCGAGGGGTACCGGGCGGCGTCGCTCGACGAAGTCCGGACGGCGTTCGACGACGCCGTCGGCGGGGACGACCTCGCGCTGATCGACGTGCCGATCGCCCGGTGA